A genomic stretch from Microcebus murinus isolate Inina chromosome 11, M.murinus_Inina_mat1.0, whole genome shotgun sequence includes:
- the AMACR gene encoding alpha-methylacyl-CoA racemase, with protein MALRGVCVVELAGLAPGPFCGMILADFGAQVVRVDRPRAIGDVSHLSRGKRSLVLDLKRPRGAAVLRRLCARADVLLEPFRRGVMEQLQLGPDILHRENPKLIYARLSGFGQSGRFSRLAGHDINYLALSGVLSKIGRSGENPYAPLNLLADFGGGGLMCALGIMMALFERTRSGKGQVIDASMVEGTAYLSSFLWKTQELWTQPRGQNILDGGAPFYTTYKTADGGFMAVGAIEPQFYQLLLKGLGLKSDELPKQMSMTDWPEMKKKFADVFAKKTKAEWCQIFDGTDACVTPVLTFEEAVHHDHNKERGSFITDEEQGVSPRPAPLLSHTPAVPSSKRDPFVGEHSKEILKEFGFDQEEIDQLVSDKIIESNKPKANL; from the exons ATGGCGCTGAGGGGCGTCTGCGTCGTGGAGCTGGCCGGCCTGGCCCCGGGCCCGTTCTGCGGTATGATCCTGGCCGACTTTGGGGCGCAGGTGGTGCGCGTGGACCGGCCCCGCGCGATCGGCGACGTGAGCCACTTGTCGCGGGGCAAGCGCTCGCTGGTGCTGGACCTGAAGCGGCCGCGGGGCGCGGCGGTGCTGCGGCGCCTGTGCGCGCGGGCCGACGTGCTGCTGGAGCCCTTCCGCCGCG gtGTCATGGAGCAACTCCAGCTCGGCCCAGACATTCTGCATCGGGAGAATCCAAAGCTTATCTATGCCAGGCTGAGTGGATTTGGCCAGTCAGGAAGATTCTCCAGGCTAGCTGGCCATGATATCAACTATTTGGCTTTGTCAG GTGTTCTATCCAAAATTGGCAGAAGTGGTGAGAATCCGTATGCGCCGCTGAATCTCCTGGCTGACTTTGGTGGCGGTGGCCTCATGTGCGCCTTGGGCATTATGATGGCTCTTTTTGAACGCACACGCTCGGGTAAAGGTCAGGTCATTGATGCAAGCATG GTGGAAGGAACAGCGTATCTAAGTTCTTTTCTGTGGAAAACTCAAGAATTGTGGACGCAACCTAGAGGACAGAACATACTGGATGGTGGGGCACCTTTCTACACAACGTACAAGACAGCGGACGGGGGGTTCATGGCTGTGGGAGCGATAGAGCCCCAGTTCTACCAGCTGCTGCTCAAAG GACTTGGACTGAAATCTGATGAACTTCCCAAACAGATGAGCATGACGGATTGGCCAGAAATGAAGAAGAAGTTTGCAGATGtatttgcaaagaaaacaaaggcagagTGGTGCCAAATCTTTGATGGCACAGATGCGTGTGTGACTCCAGTTCTGACTTTTGAAGAGGCTGTCCATCATGATCATAACAAGGAACGGGGCTCGTTTATCACTGACGAGGAGCAGGGCGTGAGCCCCCGCCCCGCACCTCTGCTGTCCCACACCCCTGCCGTCCCTTCTTCCAAAAGAGATCCTTTTGTGGGAGAACACAGCAAGGAGATACTTAAAGAATTTGGATTCGACCAGGAAGAGATTGATCAGCTTGTTTCAGATAAAATCATTGAAAGTAATAAACCGAAAGCTAATCTCTAA